From endosymbiont of Galathealinum brachiosum, one genomic window encodes:
- a CDS encoding transcriptional regulator encodes MSKGIHDTLVYRLSQMLVKLNQGEKLSPNNLADEFGVNVRTIQRDLNVRFAYLPLQKEGGFYSLDPLYLGKLSTRDIERFAGLAGVQKLFPSLTDDFLRDIFDSSTQSALLVKGYNYENLTGKETLFRELEKSIQNKRRVNFSYKKEGVIKQYQSIEPYKLVNNKGIWYLACRDSGKLKTFSFSKIITMMQLDDNFEADSSIDKLLSEDDSVWIGEETQEVVLKVSKKVADYFRRRKLIVNQEVEKELEDGSLIISTKVANHNQIIPIIRYWIPHIRIISPDGLQEEMEQELIEYLSSA; translated from the coding sequence ATGAGTAAAGGAATCCATGACACCCTAGTTTACAGGTTGTCTCAAATGCTTGTGAAGCTAAACCAAGGTGAGAAACTCAGCCCTAATAATTTAGCGGATGAGTTTGGCGTTAATGTCAGAACTATTCAGCGTGATCTAAATGTACGCTTTGCATATCTGCCTCTTCAAAAAGAAGGTGGCTTCTACTCGCTTGATCCCCTGTATCTAGGAAAGCTATCAACTCGAGATATAGAGCGTTTTGCCGGTCTCGCTGGTGTTCAGAAACTTTTCCCATCATTGACTGATGATTTTCTACGAGATATTTTTGATAGTAGTACTCAATCAGCATTGCTTGTTAAAGGCTATAATTATGAAAACCTAACCGGTAAAGAAACGCTGTTTCGTGAATTAGAGAAATCTATTCAAAATAAGCGAAGAGTTAACTTTAGTTATAAGAAAGAAGGGGTTATAAAGCAATATCAATCTATAGAGCCTTATAAATTGGTTAATAATAAAGGGATATGGTATTTAGCTTGTCGTGACAGTGGTAAATTAAAAACTTTCAGCTTTTCAAAAATTATAACAATGATGCAATTAGATGATAATTTTGAAGCCGATTCTTCAATTGATAAGCTTTTATCTGAAGATGATAGTGTTTGGATTGGGGAGGAAACACAAGAGGTTGTCTTGAAAGTGTCAAAAAAGGTGGCGGATTATTTTAGAAGACGTAAACTGATTGTAAATCAAGAGGTTGAGAAAGAGTTGGAGGACGGTAGTTTAATAATTTCTACAAAGGTAGCAAATCATAATCAGATTATTCCAATTATCCGCTACTGGATACCTCACATTAGAATAATTAGTCCTGATGGGTTGCAAGAAGAAATGGAGCAGGAATTGATAGAGTACTTAAGTTCCGCATGA
- a CDS encoding TerB family tellurite resistance protein, with amino-acid sequence MNVNDSSKWFDNVETVIVEPLKFKAKLSIGEDAYTSLRMKNKVFEAWDAFGVGATAVTVAQSSAVASTFFAPSGLLAVLGIGTAVTPIGWVISACVVSTGAWVGVSRYLKGKTGDRVTVIPEFINTPLDILGLALFDFIAPLALRLANIDGDIDQSEKQVISTYFISEWGYDPMFVDKGMAYTEANLADFSIKVLAHNLAEYKKENPDCNYPAMSKEILGFLNEIMLADGRIDEREEMAIDLVENIFSDVGKINIKKNIKEGVDKITNTIGGFLSKSVQKFK; translated from the coding sequence ATGAACGTGAATGATTCTTCTAAATGGTTCGATAATGTCGAAACAGTTATCGTTGAGCCCTTGAAATTTAAAGCTAAACTTTCAATCGGTGAGGATGCTTACACATCATTGAGAATGAAAAATAAAGTTTTTGAAGCTTGGGATGCATTTGGGGTTGGGGCTACAGCTGTAACAGTTGCGCAATCTTCAGCTGTAGCATCAACATTTTTTGCTCCAAGTGGCTTATTGGCTGTACTTGGAATAGGTACGGCCGTAACACCAATTGGCTGGGTTATTTCAGCCTGTGTAGTATCTACAGGAGCCTGGGTCGGTGTTAGTCGTTATCTAAAGGGAAAGACAGGTGACCGAGTTACAGTAATACCTGAGTTTATCAATACACCACTTGATATTCTTGGGCTTGCTCTATTTGATTTCATCGCTCCTTTAGCTTTGAGGCTTGCAAATATTGATGGAGATATTGATCAATCAGAGAAGCAAGTTATTAGTACCTACTTTATAAGTGAATGGGGGTATGATCCAATGTTTGTAGATAAAGGCATGGCTTATACTGAAGCGAATCTAGCTGATTTTTCGATCAAAGTCCTTGCGCATAATTTAGCGGAATATAAAAAAGAAAATCCAGACTGTAATTACCCGGCTATGTCTAAAGAGATTTTGGGTTTTTTGAATGAAATTATGCTAGCGGATGGGAGAATAGATGAGCGAGAAGAAATGGCAATTGATTTGGTTGAAAATATTTTTTCTGACGTTGGTAAAATTAATATCAAAAAAAATATAAAAGAGGGAGTTGATAAAATAACGAATACTATTGGGGGGTTTTTAAGTAAATCTGTTCAAAAATTTAAATAA
- a CDS encoding integrase — MKIKLTQSVVNNYQIPDHITARQLELVDDGGTGLYLLVTQTGFKTFYLRYRSSANGGKSTHVKLGRATDITLAQARDKVKKLRAEIALGDDPQTKIKKQRNEITYGEFMKEYYFPHINSRIRSAKTYRQMFDTQIAKAFGDIKVNQITKRQVHAFHNDLRSKGLKNGTCNRYLQLIKSSINFGISMEIISIRNPAVGIPLFEEISRERYLDPDELARLLPVLIKDDSQIAKIIRYLLATGLRLGECLNCEWKHINIDKKVMMIPSARSKSKKAASIPLNDAAIQVLEECDKSTVYPFINLNTGKPYVMIKKSFQKLMKQAELEGVTAHVLRHTAASMMINAGRSLYDVQKVLRHSSSIVTEKYSHLSQQSVMDASDTISEQLFKAASGNQG, encoded by the coding sequence ATGAAAATAAAATTAACTCAGTCTGTAGTGAATAACTACCAAATACCTGATCACATAACAGCACGTCAGCTAGAACTGGTCGATGATGGCGGCACTGGTCTTTATTTGCTAGTAACACAAACAGGTTTTAAAACATTCTATTTACGTTACCGGAGTTCAGCAAATGGTGGCAAATCAACCCACGTAAAATTGGGACGTGCAACTGACATCACACTGGCTCAGGCTCGTGACAAGGTAAAGAAACTACGTGCTGAAATTGCATTAGGCGACGACCCACAAACTAAGATTAAGAAGCAACGTAATGAAATAACTTATGGAGAATTTATGAAAGAATATTATTTTCCGCATATTAACTCGCGCATAAGATCTGCTAAAACCTACAGGCAAATGTTTGATACACAAATAGCTAAAGCCTTCGGTGACATAAAAGTTAATCAAATAACTAAACGTCAGGTGCATGCATTTCATAATGACTTACGGAGTAAGGGGCTCAAAAATGGAACATGTAACAGATATTTACAACTAATTAAAAGTAGTATTAACTTTGGAATTTCAATGGAGATTATTAGCATTAGGAATCCAGCTGTTGGCATTCCACTTTTTGAGGAAATAAGTAGAGAGCGTTACTTGGACCCTGATGAACTAGCGCGATTGTTACCTGTGTTAATTAAAGATGATAGTCAGATTGCAAAAATCATACGTTACTTATTAGCAACGGGGCTGAGACTGGGAGAATGCCTTAACTGTGAATGGAAACATATCAATATTGATAAAAAAGTGATGATGATACCGAGTGCTCGTAGCAAGTCTAAAAAGGCTGCTTCTATTCCACTCAATGATGCGGCTATTCAAGTGCTTGAAGAATGCGATAAAAGCACAGTCTATCCTTTTATAAATCTAAACACAGGAAAGCCATATGTAATGATAAAAAAAAGCTTCCAGAAGTTAATGAAGCAAGCAGAGCTAGAAGGTGTCACAGCGCACGTATTACGTCATACAGCAGCAAGCATGATGATTAATGCGGGCCGCAGCTTATATGATGTGCAGAAAGTACTTAGACATTCTTCCAGTATTGTAACGGAAAAGTACTCTCACCTATCACAACAGTCTGTAATGGATGCGAGTGATACCATTTCGGAGCAACTATTCAAAGCAGCTTCAGGTAATCAGGGGTAA
- a CDS encoding tungsten ABC transporter substrate-binding protein — MNHDKKIVIRLIKSLCVIVSLLYSAISISDELVLAVASSTKSSGLIGKLIPVYEKHSGNNIKLYSVASGKALKMGRRGEVDLVMVHAPEAELKFIKDGYGVDHTKLMKNEFLIVGPADDPARIDGMNDVQQAFKHIHERNSLFISRADDSGTHNKESGIWLMSNIEPYGDWYYEFGGNMKDTLLIADEKQGYVMVDSATWLKMRHRVSLQVYVKGDSMLDNIYSVIAINPERYRRPTSKHAKGFIDWIKSEDGLRIIRDLTIDNEKLYTLLQK; from the coding sequence ATGAACCATGATAAGAAAATTGTAATTCGTCTAATTAAATCACTTTGTGTGATTGTCTCTCTGTTGTACTCAGCAATATCTATATCAGATGAACTCGTGTTGGCCGTAGCAAGTAGTACCAAGAGCAGTGGCCTGATCGGAAAGCTCATACCAGTCTATGAAAAGCATAGCGGTAACAATATTAAGCTTTATTCAGTTGCTTCTGGTAAGGCTCTTAAAATGGGGCGTCGAGGTGAAGTTGATCTAGTGATGGTGCATGCGCCCGAAGCTGAATTAAAATTTATCAAAGATGGTTATGGTGTAGACCATACAAAGTTAATGAAAAATGAATTTCTGATTGTTGGTCCTGCGGATGACCCAGCAAGAATCGATGGTATGAATGATGTTCAGCAGGCTTTTAAACACATTCATGAAAGGAATAGCCTGTTTATCTCGCGTGCTGATGATTCTGGCACACATAACAAAGAGTCTGGTATCTGGCTTATGTCAAATATCGAACCCTATGGTGATTGGTATTATGAATTCGGCGGGAATATGAAGGATACTTTACTGATCGCTGATGAAAAACAGGGTTATGTTATGGTTGATAGTGCTACCTGGCTAAAGATGAGGCATCGAGTTTCATTACAGGTGTATGTTAAAGGCGACAGTATGCTGGATAACATCTACAGTGTAATTGCTATTAACCCTGAGCGTTACAGAAGGCCAACCAGTAAACATGCAAAGGGTTTTATCGACTGGATAAAAAGCGAAGATGGTTTGAGAATAATACGAGATCTTACAATTGATAATGAAAAACTTTATACATTATTACAAAAATAG